A single genomic interval of Arthrobacter globiformis harbors:
- a CDS encoding MFS transporter, which yields MNGIFLISNVSFAVLTPIISRLGDSYGYRLVLRWSTGVVAVGALLMALWPSLWTVTLGVVMLTSVVGFIPLMMGILRVSSPAHTRTGVSVMIGMLMIMVGAGGLLAGIVGVTDPTLGFWVAVPFAVAAVACSFVLPDAGIPTREGIALAPLLACSLGLIGFVVALSMAPEWGWLDARTLVAGVVGLALLAYWAKRDSSATEGRRFMDLRMLVNPRIRTVSLATFFFGFASISYFGTNGIFLHANPDKTGYGFALSPLMIAIVLALASVLSLFSSLLTARAMRKFGERAILVFAGVLLAAGFLVMVVAHGSLAGYSAGFAMFNLSLGMYQAGTRALSVEGVPVEETSTAAGLNELALSVGIAVGAAVVKLMSSASVESGHITEAGIFFIWGVLAAAALVAAAAGARYPKRQTMEVGA from the coding sequence ATCAACGGCATCTTCCTCATCTCCAACGTCAGCTTTGCGGTCCTTACCCCGATCATTTCCCGGCTGGGCGACAGCTACGGATACCGTCTGGTGTTGCGATGGTCCACCGGCGTTGTCGCGGTCGGCGCGCTTCTAATGGCCCTCTGGCCGTCGCTGTGGACGGTAACGCTGGGTGTCGTCATGCTCACGTCCGTGGTGGGCTTCATCCCGCTGATGATGGGAATTCTGCGGGTGAGCAGCCCTGCTCACACCCGCACGGGCGTGAGCGTCATGATCGGCATGCTGATGATCATGGTGGGAGCAGGCGGGCTTCTTGCCGGAATAGTCGGCGTCACCGACCCGACGCTCGGCTTCTGGGTGGCTGTCCCGTTCGCAGTGGCCGCCGTCGCCTGTTCGTTTGTGCTGCCCGACGCGGGGATCCCGACTCGTGAGGGCATCGCCCTGGCGCCGCTCCTGGCGTGCTCGCTCGGGCTGATTGGTTTTGTTGTGGCGCTCTCCATGGCACCCGAGTGGGGTTGGCTCGACGCCCGGACCCTGGTGGCCGGAGTGGTAGGGCTTGCCCTGCTGGCGTACTGGGCCAAACGCGATTCCAGCGCAACCGAAGGCCGGAGGTTCATGGATCTGCGGATGCTCGTCAACCCGCGGATCCGCACCGTCTCGCTGGCTACCTTCTTCTTCGGCTTCGCCTCCATCAGCTACTTCGGCACCAATGGCATCTTCCTGCATGCCAACCCGGACAAGACCGGTTATGGCTTCGCCCTGAGCCCCCTGATGATCGCCATTGTCCTCGCTCTGGCCTCGGTTCTCTCCCTGTTCTCCTCGCTGCTGACCGCCAGGGCAATGAGGAAGTTCGGCGAACGCGCCATCCTGGTTTTCGCCGGCGTCCTGTTGGCGGCCGGCTTCCTGGTGATGGTGGTTGCCCACGGCTCGCTTGCGGGCTACTCCGCGGGCTTCGCCATGTTCAACCTGAGCTTGGGCATGTACCAAGCGGGAACGCGCGCGCTGTCCGTTGAGGGCGTACCGGTGGAGGAAACGTCGACGGCGGCCGGGCTCAACGAGTTGGCCCTGTCCGTAGGTATCGCGGTAGGGGCGGCCGTGGTGAAGCTGATGTCTTCGGCGTCTGTGGAATCCGGGCACATTACTGAAGCCGGGATCTTCTTCATCTGGGGCGTCCTGGCCGCCGCAGCCCTGGTCGCTGCCGCTGCGGGTGCCCGCTACCCGAAGCGGCAGACAATGGAGGTGGGGGCGTGA
- a CDS encoding Lrp/AsnC family transcriptional regulator → MNESAMISELDLEIVNALQINPRAEWSRVADALGLSGPTVARRRNALSDQGQAWITPAPGQRYLSAGWSAFIHLSSTPSDSAALIERLCAEPAFGTVSLVTGSHDLFVDCFASSHDELMDIVTGSFPGLPGVTHREAVFVTKLYRQASEWRSGTLEPARARLVSAEPLREQPAYAPDRIDAALLEELTKDGRASWAELGAACGVSAQTARRRVERFLATGYIALRCDTSTSAQQGLREVTLVLNVPAQFVDDVGRYFAGLDNCRLSAQVLGAQNLLVTLWVRDYLKVQAYERELAERAPGSTVISRQAVVRTYKRLGHVLDESGCSRSVVPLSLWRKGS, encoded by the coding sequence TTGAACGAATCAGCCATGATCTCGGAGCTGGACCTTGAGATCGTAAATGCCCTCCAGATCAACCCGCGGGCCGAATGGAGTCGGGTTGCCGACGCCTTGGGTCTGTCGGGTCCAACGGTTGCCCGTCGCCGGAACGCCCTCAGCGACCAGGGCCAGGCGTGGATCACGCCTGCTCCCGGCCAGCGCTACCTCAGTGCAGGCTGGTCCGCGTTCATCCACCTCTCCTCAACGCCCAGCGACAGTGCGGCACTCATCGAACGCCTGTGCGCGGAACCCGCGTTCGGCACCGTCTCCTTGGTCACCGGTTCGCACGACCTCTTCGTGGACTGCTTCGCGTCCAGCCACGACGAACTGATGGACATCGTCACGGGCTCCTTTCCGGGGCTGCCCGGCGTGACGCACCGCGAGGCCGTTTTCGTCACCAAGCTGTATCGGCAAGCCTCGGAATGGCGCAGCGGGACTCTCGAACCCGCACGCGCCCGGCTCGTGTCCGCGGAACCCCTGCGCGAGCAGCCGGCCTACGCACCGGACCGGATTGACGCAGCATTGCTGGAAGAACTCACCAAGGATGGCCGCGCCAGCTGGGCAGAACTGGGCGCCGCTTGCGGCGTCTCGGCCCAAACAGCTCGGCGGCGGGTGGAACGGTTCCTCGCGACGGGTTACATAGCGCTTCGGTGCGATACGTCCACTTCCGCCCAGCAGGGCCTCCGGGAAGTCACGCTGGTCCTGAACGTCCCGGCCCAATTTGTTGACGACGTCGGACGCTACTTCGCCGGTTTGGACAACTGCCGGTTGAGTGCCCAAGTCCTCGGCGCCCAGAACCTGCTGGTCACCCTATGGGTCCGCGACTACCTGAAAGTCCAGGCCTACGAACGCGAACTGGCCGAGCGGGCTCCTGGCAGCACTGTCATCTCCCGCCAAGCGGTAGTCCGGACGTATAAGCGGCTGGGCCACGTCCTGGACGAATCAGGATGCAGCCGCAGCGTGGTGCCACTGTCGCTCTGGAGGAAAGGTTCCTAA
- a CDS encoding NAD-dependent epimerase/dehydratase family protein, whose translation MRVLVTGASGLLGREVARLLVRQGHAVATFQRRPSGVDGAADFCGSVTDDDAVCRAVVGAEGVIHLAAKVSFTGHAAEFDEVNVAGTRRLLHAARAAGVRDLVFVSSPSVANSGTAIAGLGAEPADPEHAHGDYSRTKAEAELLALAADAPEFRVAAVRPHIVWGPGDTQLVERVLARACRSRLPLLDAGAALIDTTYVDNAASAIVAALHRMEHVHGRALVVSNGEPRPVGELLAGICAAGGVPAPSWSVPGGVARAAGAVVEKIWTWSGRKEEPPMTRFLAEQLSTAHWFDQRETRELLNWTPAVSLDDGLAKLAEHYSSWSGPRRTL comes from the coding sequence GTGAGGGTCCTCGTCACCGGCGCAAGCGGGCTGCTCGGGCGGGAAGTGGCTCGGCTACTGGTTCGCCAGGGCCATGCCGTGGCTACGTTCCAGCGCCGTCCATCAGGGGTCGACGGCGCTGCGGACTTCTGCGGGTCCGTCACGGACGATGACGCCGTCTGTCGCGCCGTCGTCGGCGCCGAGGGCGTCATCCACCTGGCCGCGAAAGTGTCTTTTACGGGCCATGCCGCGGAGTTCGACGAGGTGAACGTTGCAGGCACGCGCCGCCTGCTCCACGCCGCCCGTGCGGCCGGCGTGCGGGACCTGGTGTTCGTCTCCTCCCCGTCCGTGGCCAACTCCGGCACCGCCATCGCCGGGCTGGGTGCGGAGCCGGCTGACCCTGAGCATGCGCACGGCGACTACTCCCGCACTAAGGCCGAGGCCGAACTGCTGGCGCTGGCAGCGGACGCTCCGGAATTCCGGGTCGCGGCCGTGCGCCCGCACATCGTCTGGGGCCCCGGCGACACGCAACTGGTGGAACGGGTCCTGGCACGTGCCTGCCGCAGCCGCCTGCCGCTGCTCGACGCCGGTGCGGCCCTGATTGATACCACCTACGTGGACAACGCCGCCTCGGCCATCGTCGCCGCGCTGCACCGCATGGAACACGTCCATGGCAGGGCCCTGGTTGTGAGCAACGGCGAGCCCCGCCCGGTCGGCGAGCTGCTGGCAGGGATCTGCGCCGCGGGGGGCGTCCCCGCGCCGTCGTGGAGTGTGCCGGGTGGAGTGGCACGGGCGGCGGGAGCGGTGGTGGAGAAGATCTGGACCTGGTCCGGGCGGAAAGAGGAGCCGCCGATGACCAGGTTCCTTGCTGAGCAGCTCTCCACCGCCCACTGGTTCGACCAGCGCGAGACCCGTGAACTCCTCAACTGGACGCCCGCCGTCTCGCTGGATGACGGACTGGCGAAGCTGGCCGAGCACTACAGTTCCTGGTCAGGACCCCGACGAACGTTGTAG
- a CDS encoding alpha/beta fold hydrolase: protein MVTADWPGLDPEWSREIDVVSTSAADDAGTVHRWHLLDNGAQLSRRGLSPSATLLCVHGNPTWSYLWRTLMAAGSDPAHPWRVVAVDQLDMGYSERTGTFRRLADRINDLGDLTDALNLDGPVVTVGHDWGGVISLGWALAHPQQLAGVVLTNTAVHQPSGSGIPPALRLALHPAVHRWGTTTSDTFLRVTHSLAHPPLSTDVRNAFMAPYRGAGRRAGVGNFVADIPADASHPSYPALSGVAEGLRGLRVPALMLWGPRDPIFSDRYLKDLIGRLPHAKVHRFEGAGHLVAEDRDIATPVFEWLAELDRDSGPDPQQTNAPTDGVPPLWGLLTEQAAGAASGDTAVAEMAADGNVARTLSWRELEQSIAALAAGLQEAGVRHGCRVSLMVPPGVDLTVALYACLRLGAVVVVADAGLGTRGLSRAVKGATPDFLIGIDRALAAAAVLGWPGRRISVQDLPAARRRLLGVETSLATLARRGASLRSEPPVEAPDPDADAAVLFTSGSTGPAKGVLYTHRQLAAMRDTVAETFGIRSGARLVAGFAPFALLGPALGAVSVTPAMDVTAPRTLTARALADAAAAIDATVVFASPAALRNVLATRDGLSGAGRKALEGVELLLSAGAPIPEPLLAEVQRLVPRASLHTPYGMTEALPVTDISLEQIQAADADAAAGTVAGAGNGVCVGRPVHGARVAVVPLAADGTAPGTDFVTEAGVTGEILVSSPHVKEAYDRLWLLQRESTSLPGWHRTGDVGHFDAAGRLWVEGRLAHVVTAPGAVVTPVGAEQAIERLDDVGLAAVVGVGPSGTQAVVAVVETVPPARKAGPAAPQFAGRVRGAALAAGVSVSAVLKVPAQPTDIRHNAKIDRTRLSRWASRVLAGGRPGQP from the coding sequence TTGGTAACCGCCGACTGGCCCGGCCTCGACCCCGAATGGTCGCGGGAAATCGATGTGGTGTCCACCTCCGCCGCCGATGACGCGGGGACCGTGCACCGCTGGCATCTGCTCGACAATGGTGCGCAGCTGTCCCGGCGTGGGCTGAGTCCGTCCGCCACCTTGCTGTGCGTCCACGGGAATCCGACGTGGTCCTACCTATGGCGGACGCTGATGGCCGCCGGATCCGACCCCGCTCATCCGTGGCGCGTGGTGGCGGTGGACCAGCTGGACATGGGCTATTCGGAGCGCACCGGCACCTTCCGGCGCCTGGCGGACCGGATCAACGACCTTGGCGATCTTACTGACGCGCTGAATCTAGACGGGCCGGTGGTCACCGTGGGCCACGACTGGGGCGGCGTGATCAGTTTGGGCTGGGCGCTGGCACATCCGCAGCAGCTCGCCGGGGTGGTGCTGACCAACACCGCCGTCCACCAGCCCTCCGGCTCCGGCATCCCGCCGGCGCTGCGGCTTGCCCTGCACCCGGCCGTGCACCGGTGGGGCACCACGACGTCGGACACCTTCCTGCGGGTGACGCATTCGCTGGCCCACCCGCCGCTTTCCACTGATGTCCGCAACGCCTTCATGGCCCCCTACCGCGGCGCCGGCCGCCGCGCCGGCGTGGGGAACTTCGTGGCGGACATTCCCGCCGACGCGTCCCATCCCAGCTACCCGGCGCTCAGCGGCGTCGCCGAGGGGCTGCGCGGGCTGAGGGTTCCGGCCCTGATGCTCTGGGGACCGCGGGACCCGATCTTTTCGGACCGGTACCTCAAAGACCTAATTGGCCGGCTGCCGCACGCGAAAGTGCACCGCTTCGAGGGTGCCGGCCACCTGGTCGCGGAAGACCGGGACATCGCCACTCCTGTCTTCGAGTGGCTTGCCGAACTTGACCGGGACAGCGGACCCGACCCTCAACAGACAAACGCCCCGACCGACGGCGTCCCGCCCCTTTGGGGGCTCCTCACCGAGCAGGCGGCAGGAGCCGCCAGCGGGGATACCGCCGTCGCGGAAATGGCCGCGGACGGCAACGTCGCCCGAACGCTCAGCTGGCGGGAGCTTGAACAGAGCATCGCCGCCCTCGCGGCGGGCCTGCAGGAAGCCGGCGTACGGCACGGCTGCCGGGTGAGCCTGATGGTTCCGCCGGGGGTGGACCTGACAGTAGCCCTCTATGCGTGCCTGCGGCTGGGGGCCGTGGTGGTCGTGGCCGACGCCGGGCTGGGAACCAGGGGCCTGAGCCGTGCCGTGAAGGGCGCCACCCCGGATTTCCTCATCGGAATCGACAGGGCGCTGGCGGCTGCCGCGGTACTCGGCTGGCCGGGACGGCGCATCAGTGTGCAGGACCTGCCGGCCGCCCGCCGCCGCCTCCTCGGCGTCGAAACCTCCCTCGCCACCCTCGCCCGGCGCGGAGCGAGCCTGAGGTCGGAACCGCCGGTAGAGGCTCCGGATCCGGATGCCGACGCCGCCGTACTCTTTACATCCGGCTCCACCGGTCCCGCCAAGGGCGTGCTCTACACGCACCGGCAGCTGGCCGCGATGCGGGATACCGTGGCCGAGACTTTCGGGATCCGTTCCGGTGCCCGGCTGGTGGCGGGCTTCGCCCCGTTCGCCCTGCTGGGGCCCGCGCTTGGAGCGGTTTCGGTGACGCCGGCCATGGACGTCACTGCGCCCCGAACCTTGACGGCCCGGGCGCTGGCGGACGCCGCCGCGGCCATAGACGCCACGGTGGTCTTTGCCTCCCCGGCGGCGTTGCGCAACGTTCTTGCTACCCGGGATGGCCTGAGTGGGGCAGGGCGTAAAGCCCTGGAAGGTGTCGAGTTGCTTCTGTCTGCCGGCGCGCCCATCCCCGAACCGCTCCTGGCGGAGGTGCAGCGGCTGGTGCCCCGGGCCTCGCTGCATACGCCGTACGGCATGACCGAGGCGCTGCCGGTCACCGACATCAGCCTCGAACAAATTCAGGCCGCCGATGCCGACGCTGCCGCCGGAACCGTTGCGGGAGCGGGCAATGGCGTGTGCGTGGGGAGGCCTGTGCATGGCGCCCGCGTGGCCGTCGTCCCACTGGCCGCGGATGGCACCGCACCCGGGACGGATTTCGTGACGGAAGCCGGGGTGACCGGCGAGATCCTCGTCAGTTCCCCGCACGTCAAGGAAGCTTACGACAGGCTTTGGCTGCTCCAGCGGGAGAGCACCAGCCTGCCCGGATGGCACCGCACCGGCGACGTCGGGCACTTCGACGCTGCTGGCCGGCTCTGGGTGGAAGGGCGTCTCGCGCACGTCGTGACGGCGCCCGGTGCTGTGGTGACGCCCGTGGGCGCCGAACAGGCCATCGAACGCCTGGACGACGTCGGACTGGCCGCCGTCGTCGGGGTCGGTCCGTCCGGGACGCAGGCCGTCGTCGCCGTCGTCGAGACCGTGCCTCCCGCCCGCAAAGCGGGCCCTGCTGCGCCGCAGTTTGCCGGGCGTGTCCGCGGGGCGGCTCTTGCGGCAGGCGTCAGTGTCTCCGCTGTGCTCAAAGTCCCCGCACAGCCCACCGACATCCGGCACAACGCCAAGATCGACAGGACACGCCTGTCCCGCTGGGCTTCACGGGTGCTGGCTGGCGGCCGTCCGGGCCAGCCGTGA
- a CDS encoding 3-oxoacyl-ACP synthase III, whose amino-acid sequence MAGNATFRHSNTALLSVSSVEAPRIVSSMDFDRRLASTLQRLKFPPRLLERVAGITHRRWWAAGTSFDDAAVEAGAKALAEAGVGASEIGLLINTSVTRRNLEPSVAVKIHHGLSLPSSAMNFDLANACLGFVNGMALAANMIDSGQIKYAMIVNGEDAQATQEATLARLQRPETTREDFNREFATLTLGSGAAAAVLGPADQHPGAHRIVGGVMRAGTEHHELCVGGIDGMATDTKGLLDGGLQLVVDAWHEAQPEWDWGSMDRYVTHQVSNAYTKAIIDAIDLDPDRVPITFPHWGNVGPASLPMTLAAEAQTLETGNRVLCMGVGSGLNTAMMEIVW is encoded by the coding sequence TTGGCAGGGAATGCAACCTTCCGGCACAGCAACACCGCGCTGCTTTCGGTGAGCAGTGTCGAGGCTCCGAGGATCGTGAGTTCCATGGATTTCGACCGGAGGCTGGCTTCGACCCTGCAGCGGCTGAAGTTCCCCCCGCGGCTGCTGGAGCGCGTTGCCGGCATCACGCACCGCCGCTGGTGGGCCGCCGGGACATCGTTCGATGATGCGGCGGTCGAAGCGGGAGCGAAGGCCCTGGCCGAGGCCGGCGTCGGGGCATCCGAAATCGGCCTGCTGATCAACACCTCGGTCACCCGGCGCAACCTCGAACCATCTGTCGCGGTGAAGATCCACCACGGACTAAGCCTGCCGTCGTCGGCCATGAACTTCGACCTGGCCAACGCCTGCCTCGGATTCGTCAACGGCATGGCCCTGGCAGCCAACATGATTGACTCCGGCCAGATTAAGTACGCGATGATCGTCAACGGTGAAGATGCCCAGGCCACGCAGGAGGCCACTTTGGCCCGGCTGCAGCGGCCCGAGACGACCCGCGAGGACTTCAACCGCGAGTTCGCCACCCTCACGCTGGGCTCCGGAGCCGCTGCAGCGGTGCTCGGCCCGGCGGACCAGCACCCCGGCGCGCACCGGATCGTCGGCGGCGTGATGCGGGCCGGGACCGAGCACCATGAACTGTGCGTGGGCGGCATCGACGGCATGGCCACCGACACCAAGGGCCTGCTCGACGGCGGCCTCCAGCTCGTGGTCGATGCCTGGCATGAGGCCCAGCCGGAGTGGGACTGGGGCTCGATGGACCGTTACGTCACGCACCAGGTGAGCAATGCCTATACGAAGGCCATCATCGACGCCATCGACCTGGACCCGGACAGGGTGCCCATCACGTTCCCGCACTGGGGAAACGTGGGACCGGCCTCCCTCCCCATGACCCTCGCCGCCGAGGCGCAAACCCTCGAAACCGGGAACCGCGTGCTGTGCATGGGCGTCGGTTCCGGTCTGAACACCGCCATGATGGAAATCGTTTGGTAA
- a CDS encoding MFS transporter: MTEQEPAPVQDAEAPTLTDPDAVDTSLRSPAQRSRTFAGILVNTALANITTSYLWFALTFWVYLETRNVIATGVVGGAYMLLIALSSISFGTFVDRYRKLAVMRFAAGFTLVMFVLSGVMFLLTPAARILDLAQPWFWIFMLIILVGAVVENMRNIALSTTVTILIEPDRRANANGLVGMVQGLMFIVTSLLSGLSVGLLGMGWTIVVALVLTALAFAHLLTLRMPEEVRAAATDAQGGFDLRGSLAAVLAIAGLFALILFSTFNNFIGGVYMALMDPYGLEMFSVEMWGAVFALGSTGFIVGGALIGKFGLGANPLRTLLIAVAVMGLLGAVFTLREWAWLYVAGIWLYLVLIPFVEAAEQTVIQQVVPLPRQGRVFGFAMAFESAAAPVTAFLIAPIAQFWIIPYARSAEGAARLAPLLGEGTSRGIALVFLVAGIIMIAAALAAFLTPVYRRVSASYSRAAADAPGTAAPSA; the protein is encoded by the coding sequence ATGACCGAGCAGGAACCCGCCCCGGTCCAGGACGCCGAGGCGCCGACTCTGACCGATCCCGACGCCGTCGATACCTCCTTGCGCAGTCCGGCACAGCGGTCCCGCACCTTCGCCGGAATTCTGGTGAATACCGCGCTTGCCAACATCACCACCAGCTACCTCTGGTTCGCACTGACGTTCTGGGTGTACCTCGAGACCCGCAACGTGATCGCCACCGGGGTGGTCGGCGGCGCGTACATGCTGTTGATCGCCCTTTCCAGCATCAGCTTCGGCACCTTCGTGGACCGCTACCGCAAGCTGGCTGTGATGCGCTTCGCCGCCGGCTTCACCCTGGTGATGTTCGTGCTATCCGGGGTTATGTTCCTGCTGACGCCCGCCGCACGGATCCTGGACCTGGCCCAACCCTGGTTCTGGATCTTCATGCTGATCATCCTGGTCGGTGCGGTCGTGGAAAACATGCGGAACATCGCGCTGTCCACCACGGTCACCATCCTCATCGAGCCGGACCGGAGGGCCAACGCCAACGGGCTGGTCGGCATGGTGCAGGGACTGATGTTCATCGTCACCTCCCTGCTCTCCGGGCTGTCCGTCGGGCTGCTGGGCATGGGGTGGACGATCGTCGTCGCCTTGGTCCTCACTGCGTTGGCGTTCGCGCACCTGCTCACCCTGCGCATGCCGGAGGAAGTGCGCGCGGCCGCGACGGATGCGCAAGGTGGATTCGATCTGCGCGGCTCACTCGCTGCCGTGCTTGCCATAGCCGGACTGTTCGCGCTCATCCTGTTTTCCACGTTCAACAACTTCATCGGCGGCGTCTACATGGCGCTGATGGATCCGTACGGGCTGGAGATGTTCTCCGTGGAGATGTGGGGGGCCGTCTTTGCTCTCGGCTCCACCGGGTTCATCGTGGGCGGCGCACTGATCGGCAAGTTCGGGCTCGGCGCCAACCCGCTGCGCACCCTGCTCATCGCCGTGGCTGTGATGGGCCTCCTCGGTGCGGTGTTCACGCTGCGGGAGTGGGCCTGGCTGTACGTCGCGGGCATCTGGCTGTACCTGGTCCTGATACCGTTCGTGGAAGCTGCCGAGCAGACTGTTATCCAGCAGGTGGTGCCGCTGCCCCGCCAGGGCCGGGTGTTCGGATTCGCCATGGCATTCGAGTCCGCTGCGGCGCCGGTCACCGCATTCCTCATTGCCCCGATCGCCCAGTTCTGGATCATCCCGTACGCGCGGTCCGCCGAGGGCGCCGCCCGGTTGGCCCCGCTCCTGGGCGAGGGCACGTCCCGCGGCATCGCGCTGGTGTTCCTGGTGGCTGGAATCATCATGATCGCGGCCGCTTTGGCGGCCTTTCTGACGCCGGTCTACCGCCGGGTTTCGGCATCATATTCGCGGGCGGCCGCAGACGCCCCGGGGACTGCGGCACCCTCTGCATGA
- a CDS encoding CBU_0592 family membrane protein → MELLWEISGWAGAVAILSAYLAVSMGWLKAGKGFQTANLLGSCAFIVNGAFHEAWPSVVTNVAWFLISAVALLRMRSQQEPPVAAAEPLHVQFPGVPETGQMTIVEAPQARCA, encoded by the coding sequence ATGGAACTGCTGTGGGAAATCTCCGGTTGGGCAGGCGCTGTTGCGATTCTCAGTGCGTACCTGGCCGTGTCCATGGGTTGGCTGAAGGCCGGCAAGGGCTTCCAGACCGCGAATCTCCTCGGTTCGTGTGCCTTCATTGTCAACGGTGCATTCCACGAAGCATGGCCGTCCGTAGTCACGAATGTCGCCTGGTTCCTCATTTCCGCCGTAGCACTTCTGCGGATGCGCTCCCAGCAGGAGCCGCCGGTTGCAGCTGCTGAGCCCCTGCACGTGCAATTTCCCGGAGTCCCCGAAACCGGCCAGATGACCATCGTTGAAGCGCCGCAAGCACGCTGCGCATAA
- a CDS encoding LysR family transcriptional regulator — protein sequence MDIDPRRLRVLLAVARTGGVLAAADELGISPSAVSQQLNKLEDETGHALVVRTPKGSVLTPAGLAVAEAGEEIERALSVARARMEGGANIAGVVRVGGFTSFVRTVVIPRLPEWRIQYPQLQIRMIEDDFPALMRLLRQRALDAVVIELDSTTTAGQRSLGAGMIEEPLLDEPWKLVVPAGALLTTENIDLGRLPFPWLGVESSAANASVLGRLRESTGAQLETVHQYQDTLTALALVAAGEGVAIVPTLALTGLVQDGVDVLDVPGLGTRRIVLRRFDRRRSASLPVDTVARLLRESAAAFDTRSTS from the coding sequence ATGGATATCGATCCGCGCCGGCTGCGAGTTCTCCTTGCGGTTGCCCGCACGGGCGGGGTGCTCGCTGCCGCTGACGAACTGGGGATTTCGCCCTCGGCCGTGTCCCAGCAGCTCAATAAGTTAGAGGACGAGACGGGGCACGCCTTGGTGGTGCGCACACCCAAAGGCTCGGTTTTGACACCCGCCGGCCTGGCCGTAGCCGAAGCCGGCGAGGAGATCGAGCGCGCCCTCAGCGTCGCCCGCGCCCGGATGGAAGGCGGGGCAAACATCGCGGGGGTGGTGCGAGTGGGCGGATTCACCAGCTTTGTCCGCACGGTGGTGATCCCGCGCCTGCCCGAGTGGCGCATCCAGTACCCGCAATTACAGATCCGGATGATTGAGGACGACTTCCCCGCCTTGATGCGGCTGCTCCGGCAACGCGCGCTCGACGCCGTCGTGATCGAGCTCGATTCGACGACGACGGCCGGGCAACGTTCACTGGGCGCCGGAATGATCGAGGAGCCCCTCCTGGACGAGCCCTGGAAACTGGTGGTTCCCGCGGGTGCGCTGCTTACCACCGAGAACATCGACCTTGGCCGCCTGCCATTTCCCTGGCTGGGCGTCGAGTCCTCAGCCGCCAACGCTTCGGTCCTCGGCCGGCTCCGCGAGTCAACGGGTGCCCAGTTGGAGACTGTGCATCAGTACCAGGACACACTGACCGCTCTCGCGCTGGTCGCTGCGGGCGAGGGCGTTGCCATCGTGCCCACGTTGGCGTTGACCGGCCTCGTCCAGGACGGGGTGGACGTCCTGGACGTCCCCGGACTGGGCACGAGACGCATCGTTCTGCGGCGGTTCGACCGGCGACGGTCAGCCAGCCTGCCTGTGGACACAGTGGCCCGCCTTCTGCGGGAATCGGCTGCAGCCTTCGACACGCGGTCGACGTCGTGA
- a CDS encoding lmo0937 family membrane protein codes for MLLWIAIIIAVLWLLGLLGNIGGGLIHLLLVIAVVVLIFHFLRGRSSRV; via the coding sequence ATGTTGCTTTGGATAGCCATCATTATCGCGGTTCTCTGGCTTCTCGGCCTGCTCGGCAACATTGGCGGCGGGTTGATTCACCTGCTTTTGGTTATAGCTGTGGTGGTCCTGATCTTCCACTTCCTCCGCGGCAGGTCCTCCCGCGTGTAG